The following are from one region of the Cyclopterus lumpus isolate fCycLum1 chromosome 21, fCycLum1.pri, whole genome shotgun sequence genome:
- the fzd5 gene encoding frizzled-5, which translates to MFSMSSHVRHGPAFPRLLVLLLLFRCPGLAFGASKDLVCESITVPMCRGIGYNLTYMPNQFNHDTQEEVGLEVHQFWPLVRIRCSPDLLFFLCSMYTPICLPDYRKPLPPCRSVCERAKRGCSPLMSQYGFEWPERMSCEQLPQLGDETLCMDQNSSEATTLAPPFPKPTSKGRTRPPIPLQCDRACHCRDPLVPIKRESNTLYGQVQTGPLPNCAQPCHQPYFSTDERAFTTFWVGLWSVLCFISTLTTVATFLIDMERFKYPERPIIFLAACYLFVSLGYIIRLVAGHERVACGTGGSVGSDQLHILYDTTGPALCTLVFLLVYFFGMASSIWWVVLSFSWFLAAGMKWGSEAIAGYSQYFHLAAWLIPSVKTIAVLALSSVDGDPVAGICYVGNQSLENLRGFVLAPLVVYLFTGSLFLLAGFVSLFRIRSIIKQGGTKTDKLERLMIRIGLFTVLYTVPATIVVACLVYEQHYRPGWERALACSCPSERQRLGVGPDYAIFMLKYLMCLVVGITSGVWIWSGKTLESWRRFVARCFPCWPQKATAPPSMYSEASTALTGHTGTGLTSGIYHKAAPSHI; encoded by the coding sequence ATGTTCTCTATGTCATCTCACGTGCGGCACGGCCCGGCATTCCCACGGCTcctcgtgctgctgctgctgttccgGTGTCCTGGTCTGGCGTTCGGAGCCTCCAAGGACCTGGTGTGCGAATCCATAACTGTGCCCATGTGCAGGGGCATCGGCTACAACCTGACCTACATGCCCAACCAGTTCAACCACGACACCCAGGAGGAGGTGGGGCTGGAGGTGCACCAGTTCTGGCCCCTGGTCCGGATCCGCTGCTCCCCGGACCTGCTCTTCTTCCTGTGCAGCATGTACACCCCCATCTGCCTGCCGGACTACCGCAAGCCGCTGCCCCCCTGCCGGTCCGTGTGCGAACGGGCCAAGCGGGGCTGCTCCCCTCTGATGAGCCAGTACGGCTTCGAGTGGCCCGAGAGGATGAGCTGCGAGCAGCTTCCCCAGCTGGGCGACGAGACCCTGTGCATGGACCAGAACAGCAGTGAGGCCACCACCCTGGCGCCGCCGTTCCCCAAGCCCACCTCGAAGGGCCGGACCAGACCCCCCATCCCCCTGCAGTGCGATAGGGCGTGCCACTGCCGGGACCCGCTGGTCCCCATCAAGAGAGAGTCCAACACTCTGTACGGCCAGGTCCAGACGGGCCCCCTCCCCAACTGCGCCCAGCCCTGCCACCAGCCCTACTTCTCCACCGACGAACGCGCCTTCACCACCTTCTGGGTGGGCCTCTGGTCGGTGCTGTGCTTCATCTCCACCCTGACCACCGTCGCCACCTTCCTCATTGACATGGAGCGCTTCAAGTACCCGGAGAGGCCCATCATCTTCCTGGCCGCTTGCTacctctttgtgtctttgggttACATCATCCGACTGGTGGCAGGCCACGAGCGGGTGGCGTGCGGCACCGGCGGCAGCGTCGGCAGCGACCAACTGCACATCCTCTACGACACCACCGGCCCAGCCCTCTGCACCCTTGTCTTCCTGCTGGTGTACTTCTTCGGCATGGCCAGCTCCATCTGGTGGGTGGTGCTGTCCTTCTCCTGGTTCCTGGCTGCGGGGATGAAGTGGGGCAGCGAGGCCATTGCAGGTTACTCCCAGTACTTCCACCTCGCCGCCTGGCTCATCCCCAGTGTCAAGACCATCGCGGTCCTGGCCCTCAGCTCGGTGGACGGGGACCCCGTGGCCGGAATCTGCTACGTGGGGAACCAGAGTCTGGAGAATCTCAGGGGGTTTGTGCTCGCGCCTCTCGTGGTTTACCTCTTCACCGGCTCACTTTTCTTACTCGCCGGCTTCGTCTCGCTCTTCCGCATCAGGAGCATCATCAAGCAGGGCGGCACCAAGACGGACAAACTGGAGCGGCTGATGATCCGCATCGGGCTCTTCACGGTGCTGTACACCGTGCCCGCCACCATCGTGGTGGCCTGCCTGGTCTACGAGCAGCACTACCGGCCCGGCTGGGAGCGAGCCCTGGCGTGCTCCTGCCCATCGGAGCGCCAGCGCTTAGGCGTGGGTCCAGACTACGCCATCTTCATGCTCAAGTACCTGATGTGCTTGGTGGTGGGCATCACCTCGGGGGTCTGGATCTGGTCCGGGAAAACTCTGGAGTCCTGGAGGAGGTTTGTGGCTCGATGCTTCCCCTGCTGGCCGCAGAAAGCCACCGCTCCACCCTCCATGTACAGTGAGGCCAGCACCGCTTTGACCGGACACACTGGGACCGGGCTGACATCGGGGATCTACCACAAGGCTGCTCCGTCGCATATATGA
- the ccnyl1 gene encoding cyclin-Y-like protein 1, whose amino-acid sequence MGNTVSCCGSPESSPQLPSRQPTERLEELQTSTEVSDDNTVPYLQHISDREVPDELASESNPSDHARAGTIFLSKSQTDVQDKRKSNHINHISHVSPGPLSKKYSSCSTIFIDDNTVSQPNLKSTIKCVTLAIYYHIKNRDSGRSLDIFDEKLHPLSREPVPEDYADVDPEHKLIYRFVRTLFSAAQLTAECAIVTLVYLERLLTYAELDICPANWKRIVLGAILLASKVWDDQAVWNVDYCQILKDITVEDMNEMERQFLELLQFNINVPASVYAKYYFDLRQLADDNNLNFPLEPLNNQRAQKLEAISRLCEDKYKDLSRASMRRSISADNLIGIRRSNAVLS is encoded by the exons ATGGGGAACACCGTGTCGTGCTGCGGCTCTCCCGAGTCGAGCCCACAACTACCGTCGAGGCAACCCACGGAGCGGCTGGAGGAGCTCCAGACCAGCACCGAAGTGAGCGACGACAACACCGTGCCCTACCTGCAGCACATCAGCGACAGGGAGGTCCCAGACG aGCTGGCCTCGGAGTCCAACCCCTCTGACCACGCCCGGGCAGGCACCATCTTCCTTAGCAAGTCCCAGACAGACG ttcaagacaagaggaaaagCAACCACATCAATCATATCAGCCAT GTATCGCCCGGTCCCCTGTCGAAGAAATACAGCTCCTGCTCCACGATCTTCATAGACGACAACACCGTCAGCCAGCCAAACCTCAAAAGCACAATCAAATG TGTGACGTTAGCAATATACTACCACATCAAAAACAG GGACTCAGGCAGGTCGCTGGACATCTTTGATGAGAAGTTGCACCCCTTATCG agagaGCCGGTGCCAGAGGACTACGCCGACGTCGACCCAGAACACAAACTGATCTACCGCTTCGTCCGAACGCTCTTCAGCGCCGCGCAGCTCACTGCAGAGTGTGCCATCGTCACTCTC GTGTACTTGGAGCGCCTGCTGACGTACGCCGAGCTGGATATCTGCCCCGCCAACTGGAAGCGCATCGTCTTGGGGGCCATCTTGTTGGCTTCCAAAGTCTGGGATGACCAGGCTGTGTGGAACGTCGACTACTGCCAGATCCTGAAAGACATCACCGTGGAGGACAT GAACGAGATGGAGCGCCAATTCCTGGAACTGCTCCAGTTTAATATCAACGTGCCAGCCAGTGTCTATGCCAAGTACTACTTTGATCTGCGGCAGCTGGCTGATGACAACAACCTCAACTTCCCCCTGGAGCCTCTCAACAACCAACGCGCCCAGAAACTTGAG GCCATTTCAAGACTATGCGAAGACAAGTACAAGGACCTGAGTCGGGCATCGATGAGGCGATCCATCAGCGCCGACAACCTGATAGGTATACGGCGCTCCAACGCCGTGCTGTCATAG
- the creb1b gene encoding cyclic AMP-responsive element-binding protein 1b → MKMESVEVQQAMEIAVTEAETQHITQAQIATLAQVTMSSGHNSATGPTVTLVQLPNGQTVQVHGVIQAAQPSVIQSPQIQAVQISAIAESEDSQESVDSVTDCQKRREILSRRPSYRKILNDLSSDAPAVPRIEEEEDVSAVAATHSITTVTVPTPIYQTSSGQYIAITQGGAIQLANNCTDGVQGIQTLTMTNAAAAAQPGTTILQYAQTSDGQQILVPSNQVVVQAASGDVQAYQIRAAPTSTIAPGLVMASSPALPTQGATEQVTRKREVRLMKNREAARECRRKKKEYVKCLENRVAVLENQNKTLIEELKALKDLYCHKSE, encoded by the exons ATGAAGATGGAGTCCGTGGAGGTTCAGCAGGCAATGGAGATTGCTGTGACGGAGGCCGAGACCCAGCACATCACCCAGGCACAGATCGCTACTTTGGCACAG GTAACCATGTCATCGGGGCACAACTCAGCAACAGGTCCCACGGTGACGCTGGTCCAGCTTCCCAACGGACAGACGGTCCAGGTCCACGGCGTGATCCAGGCCGCACAGCCGTCTGTTATCCAGTCTCCGCAGATCCAGGCTGtgcag ATCTCCGCCATAGCAGAGAGTGAGGATTCACAGGAGTCCGTCGACAGTGTCACTGACTGTCAGAAGCGCAGAGAGATTCTGTCGCGGCGCCCCTCAtacag GAAAATCCTGAACGACCTTTCGTCCGACGCACCGGCCGTCCCTCGtatcgaggaggaggaggatgtctCCGCTGTCGCCGCCACACATTCCATCACCACCGTCACGGTGCCCACGCCCATCTACCAGACCAGCAGCGGCCAATACA TCGCAATCACACAGGGTGGAGCCATTCAGCTGGCCAACAACTGCACAGACGGAGTCCAGGGCATCCAGACCCTCACCATGACCAACGCAGCAGCGGCCGCCCAGCCGGGAACCACCATCCTCCAGTACGCGCAGACCAGCGACGGCCAGCAGATACTGGTTCCTAGCAACCAGGTGGTGGTCCAAG CCGCCTCCGGTGACGTCCAGGCCTACCAGATCCGAGCGGCCCCCACCAGCACCATCGCCCCGGGGTTGGTTATGGCCTCATCCCCTGCCCTGCCCACCCAGGGCGCCACAGAGCAGGTCACCCGCAAACGGGAGGTCCGTCTTATGAAGAACAG AGAGGCAGCGCGTGAGTGCcgcaggaagaagaaggagtacGTTAAGTGTCTGGAGAACCGAGTGGCCGTCCTGGAGAACCAGAACAAGACCCTGATCGAAGAACTGAAAGCCCTCAAAGACCTTTACTGCCATAAATCCGAGTAG